ATAAGACCGAATTTTGTATAAAAAGGAATAATTGCATGAATCCCTGCTAGGTGTAAGGGCAGGGATCCATGGCCAGAAAAAAGGTTATGGAATATCGTCGAAATGTGTCACTTTCGACAATAAAATATTATCACTAAATTCCTAGAATGTATCATGAAGGTTATGTCTGAATTATGGACGAATTTTAAAAATAAAAACATCTAGTAAAAACTAACCGTTTTACGGTGTTAAGGGTAGGATTGAAAAATGCAGATTATATATACGAAGTGGCATAACAATTACGACTTGATTCTAAGTGAGAAGTATAAAGCATCGTTTTATAAAAAAGGATTGTTACTTGTAGGGATTGGATATATGCAACAAGCATTATTGTATGAAGAATGTTTTGAAATAGTTAAATGATATTTCAACAAAAGCGTTATTTTAATCGGAAAGGGGAACAAGAGATGAAAAATATAAATGAGGTACAAAAATTGGAAACGAAGCGAATTTTACTAAGAAAACTAGAGTTACAGGATTTAGACAATTTATTTCAAGTCTATTCGGATCCTCAAACAACTACATATGTACCTAGAGAAGTACACAAAACTAAAGATGAAACTCGAATTTTGTTAGAAAATATGATTGAAACAAATAAGAAGAGGAAATCTTTTATTTGGTCCATCCTTTTAAAGGAAAACCAAAAAGTGATTGGCACCTGTGGTATCTGGAAACAACTACATAATAGCGCCTCTTTAGGGGCTGTTATTGGTCCGGTGTATTGGGGAAAGGGACTTATTGTTGAAGTTTTAGAAGAAGTAATAAAGTTTGGCTTTCAAGAATTAGATCTGAATCGTATTGAAGGAAGATGTGATGTAAGGAATATAGCTTCTGAACGAGTTATGCTAAAGTTAAAGATGACATACGAAGGGACATTGAGACAAAACGTAATAATTGATGATAGGTGTTGTGATTCCAAGGTATATTCTCTTTTAAAAGATGAGTATTATAAATTTTGATTTCTTTGGTGTGAATAATTTAACAAAAATTTCATTTTGTAAAAAGGGAGGTGAATTATGAAAATACACATTACAGGTTCTACTGGAAGTGGTAAAACAACGTATTCCAAACAAATAGCTAAAGAATTGAATATTCCTCGATATGAATTAGATGATATCCATTGGATTCGTGATCCAAAAAGTGATACACGTCGTCCAATTGATGAGAAACTAGCTTTATTAAAAGAAATTGTTATTCAAAACGATTGGGTTATTGAAGGTGTACAGTTTAAATGGTCTGATGCCAGTTTTGAAGCGGCAGATGTAATCATTGTACTGGACGTATCCAAAATAAAAAATCGTTACCAAATTGTCAAACGATTTTTTAAACAAAAGTTAGGACTTGAGAATTCTAAATATAAGCCGTCTTTAAAAGCGTTAAAAAATATGTTTGGGTGGGAAAAAGATTATCGAACATACGAGAAGGAACAATTATTTATTAAGTTGGAGCCATATAAAGAGAAAGTATATTTTATCAAATCTCAAAAAGACAGGGAAGATGTAATGAAGAAATTAATAAATGAAAAGAAAAAGAGCAGCTAGCAAAAGCTAACTGCTTGGCTCAAAGAAATCTCCAAGGGAAAAGGAGAAAGAATAGGGACGTTTAAATGAGTTTCGGCTATTGCCTACCTGTAGTATTGACGGAATGTTGAGTTTTATGCAGAGGGAGAAGAGAACTATGTTAAATATATTTAATTAAAATTTCTCTTATTAACGATACTATTCTTGTAAGAAACAAGATTTCAATTGAAAACCAGAAAACACTTTTTTGTGGCTTTTTAAATTCCATCATTACGGAAAAAAATAAATAAATTACAATCAGTACTAAAACAAAGAGACGCATTATATCAGATATCTATGACACTCCTAATATGTAATTAGTTTCATTATATAGTTATTACCAATGGGGTGGAACTTAAGAAGTGCTTTATTGAAATGTATACAAAATAATCCTTTTAATTAAGAACTAATTGAATGGAGCGAAACGTATCGTATCGTATGAATCAATCAGTTATCCATTCTTTGAAGACATCGATGAAAAGGAGATCCGTAGGGTTTGGGGTGTGGCATATTAATTAAAAGTAGTAACAACTTGTCCAAACTTCTTCAATCTATCTAGCATAATATGTATTGAATAGATTGAAAGGAGGGATTGATTTGTATTATTACTATTGTAAATATTGTAATAGTTACAAAGAGAAACATCATGATTGTCATAAAAAAAGCAGTAAATGTTATGACGAATATGATGGATATTATGAAAAATGCGATAAAAAGCATGAGGAAAAACCTTGTGTCAATGTAAAAGTGGAGTGTTGTTCTGATGATAAGCTGTATAATCTTGTAAGAGCATCTGCTTTTAGAGCGAGAAATACAATGACTCAAAATGTTCCCGTTAATACTTTTGTCAAAGTTTTATTCCAAAATGAACAATTTGATTTAGCAAATGAATATAATCCAGCTACATCCATCTTTAGCCCACGAACTAGAGGGGTATATTCTGTTCTTGGAACAATCGGTTTTTTACCAAATAATACTAACTTAAATTATAGAGCAAGGGTAGAAATTCGTGTGAATGGAAATTTTGCTATTGCAATAGATAACGATTTTTTTGGCCCAATAAATTTTGGAAATGTAGTTAACGTCTCTACGATACTTCAATTAGAAGCAGGAGATCAGGTAGAAATTTTTGCTCAGAGTAGTATTGCTGGGGTTATTGATACATCTGCGGGTGTTACACACTTTGAAGCAGCGAGATTTCCATCTCCAACTGCATAAGGGAAATAAAACCTCTTCAGTGATTATATGTAATCACTGAAGAGGTTTTATTTAGATGTTCCTTTTAAATTGAATTTTTCTTTGGCTTTTGTAGGTAAAGCTTCTTCTTTAAGCTCTTCACAAGAAATAACTTTTCCATCTGCTATTTCTGTTTTATCTTTATTTTTTAGATCAAGGTGTAAAAAACATTTTCTTTAAATTGTCTGCTTTTTGATTTTGCGTTTGTGAATATAACTTTTTCTTCCACCCTATCTTCCTTATAAGCAGGTAAAGTATAGAAACGTTGTTCATTTTTTGTTTCACCTTCACTTTTTATTTGTACATAATATTCGTTTTCCTACATTTAAAACAATTCATCTTTTTCCGTAATTGGTTTAGTATCTTATTTTTCGGTAAGAAAATGTAAGTAATGACAAAAACATACTGATTTTAGTAAATTTTCATATTATTAAAGTTAAATGTGGTATAATTTTCCTGTGAGATAGTTTTGTATCCTTTTATAAGTTAAATCCATATCAATTAGGGGGATTCATGTGGATGATTCAAATTCTAAAGAGATAAAGGCGATTTTGAAGTTATGGTTCATATATATACCGCGTGCATTATTTGAATTCATCTTTGTTGGCATACTATCGAAAATCAAAAATAAGGTCATAAATCGAAAAAACAATTAATTAGGTTAATTGTTTTTTTTGAACTTGTTTTTTTAGCTCATAAAATAAATGAAACCAATCTTTAATTCGTTATAAAACAAATATGTAGATGCCTGAAGCAACCTGTAAGTAATTGTATATTATTATATCAAGAAATATATAAGGAGGTTATAAAAAAGAATACAAGAAAATGTACAAGTTCAACTTGCACCGCCATGGAGCACTTATTTTAATGAACTTAATGATTCAGTAAGGGCTGATCCTAGTGTAACAGTCGGTCCTCTAATTTCGGTTTATAGAAATTATGTTATTCTCGTATAAGTTGTAGCAAATGTATTTAGTGGTGTAATGAAAAATGAAGTATGTGATATACCGATTTTATTTTCTACAAATTGTGATACGAATGCTACGGGTGTATCATCTTTTTTGATTAGTAAAGGCAGTACAAGCAATACAAAAATAGTCCGAAATTATTTTATTAAATCGGGAAAAGACATTTTCTCAAGTTGAAGATGTCTTTTTTATTATGAGGATGAATGAAAAAAGCAGCTAGCAAAAGCTAGCTGCTTGACTCCAGGGAGATTGGAGAAAAAATATTAGAGGTCATTCATGAGTTTAAGTATAGTATGTACATAATTTGGAGTTTTATTCAAATCGGACTAGAGAAATGAAGTTTTAATTTAGTTTATTTATGATCTTTGCAAACAGTAAGCCATCTTTTTTATAAACATGGATATTGTGTTCTTTACATTTTCAAAATGAATAGCAAATGAAATATCTCCTCCTAAAGATGTTATTACAGTTAATCCAGTAGCTTTTGCGAACGCTTTTACATCTAATAGCAAATCAATAACCTCCTAAAGTTACTTGTTGTTTATCTGAAATAATTGCATATAAAGTTCAAGTCATTGAAATTCATTACAATAAAAATATCATGTTAGAAAATGAAAAAACAAGTAAAAAAATTTAATATGATTGTGTATGTCATAAAATGTATGATTTATATCGAATTTTGTGTCGAGATGTGATTCAGAAATATAAGCGCACAAAAGAACAGCGGATGACTCCGCCTCGCATGAAAAATGCGTCCATTCCGATTGCGAAAAGGATAGGAAGAATCATACATTTCTTTATGGTTTCTTTTCTTCAAAGATTACTCAAGTTATAACTATATTTAGTAACGGCTAGAGAAGAGCAACTATATAAAAACGTTATATGAACTCTACATTCTTGTAATTTGATTGCTATCCCATGATGCTGTCAATGAAGTGGAGGTATTTGTGCATGCAAAAAGAGCACTATGGAATAGTGCTCTTCAAGGAAAAGTGAATATTGAAAAGTAGGTTAGAAGCTTTCTTGCTTCACAATAATATATGACCATCTTATCATAATGTGACGATAGAACACAAAACAGTTGGTAGTAAAATTTAATTGCTCGAATTCAATAGGTCATTCAACTCATGTATATTTTCTCCCTAGAAGATTCTGACCTCAAGAAATGGATAGGACATGATCCGATGAGTAGGTGGTAATAGCGACTATACAACGACTTTAGAACACAAGATGAGTAAACAAAGGCTTTTTTGATTGCACCATTTAAATGAAACAAGCATATAGTAAAGAGTAGGACGAGTTCAACCACTTTTTCCTATTACACCTCTCTCTATTCACATAGGAGTATCCAATGGTCCGGATACTCCTTTTTGATTTTCATCTTATAGTTTATACTACGTATACAATGAATTTTTTTAAATGGAGTTTTAGAATGAAAGTGGTTAAAAAAACTTTCTCAGCATGAAGAATCAGATAAATCGAAGGGATTTTCGTTTAATAAGGAGAATTCATCTCTTTGGTTTTTATTTCATCTAAGGGGAATTCATACGATGCGAAATGAAAAAGATTTGCTAAAGCAATGGGGTTTGGAAGCAGAGAAGTAAATAATAGCATCGGAGGAGGTTGAAGAGTTTGGATTTTCTGACTATTTATACTTCATTTCTTTTATTCGTTGTATAGTTTTGTTTTTAATATCAATTTTGCTTAATACTAAAATATAAAAACATACGAATACGAGAAGAGCACGTACCAAGTTGAAATAACAATCTATAATACGTTTCGAAATGAGCTTAGTTTCATTATATAAAAGAGAAGTGAGAAGATAATGAAATCCTACTTTAAAGATTTTAAACTTCATATAAAAATCAATTATACAATATATAGCGTTTAAATGATGTAGAGGAGATAGCCAATGTGAAAAGTTTAAAAAGGATTAGTGAATTATAGGAAACTTTTTGTAGGGTGTATTTTTATCTTTTCAAAAAGCTATTGAAAACACATTTTCTATTATAACTAGTTGGTAGTTAACTACATACATATATAGAATCTATTTCCGGTAGATTGAGTTTTTAAACTATCAAGGAAGAACAAGTAGAGAATACTTTTTTTAAAATTGATGAGACCACCCTTATTTATTATATGAAGAGCTTGTATTAGGCTGATAGTCTGGTGATAAAACAAGCTTTGAATATGATAATAAAAAGGAGATGATCAATCATGGGATATATTGTAGATATTTCAAAGTGGAATGGTAATATCAATTGGGATGTAGCGGCTCTGCAATTAGATTTAGTTATTGCTAGAGTACAAGATGGTTCCACTACAGTAGATTCTATGTATCAAAGTTATACAGTTGAAATGAAAAAGCGAGGTATTCCCTTTGGTAACTATGCTTTTTGCCGTTTCGTTTCTATCGCAGATGCTAGAAAAGAGGCACAAGATTTTTGGAATCGTGGTGATAAAACAGCTAAGTTCTGGGTATCCGATATAGAGATTCAAACGATGGGAGATATGCAAGGTGGTACACAAGCATTTATCGATGAATTGCGTCGGTTAGGTGCTAAAAAAGTTGGATTGTATGTAGGGCATCACACTTATATATCGTTTGGGGCGCGGAATATAGTAGCTGATTTTACATGGATCCCACGCTATGGGGGAAACAAGCCAGCATATCCATGTGATCTTTGGCAATACACTGATACTGGAAATGTACCTGGTATTGGGAAATGTGATTTGAATCAATTAATTGGAGATAAGCCACTTTCTTGGTTTGTAACTTCAAATCAATCGGTTCAAATTGGTAGTGAAAATTCAGGACAACGAAATGGTATTGGTGTCGCCGTTTCGAAATATGCGGATGGCTATGGCGTGAATTTATATGAAAATCCTGCGAACCCACAATTTACTGGACGCATTACGAAAAAAATTCCGTATTTAATTTTAAGTGGATATTGGGGTGGCGCTGATAAGGATATGGTTTGTTTAGGTAATGAGAAACAGTGGGTATATTTGAAACACTTTGATGTACAGTGGTTCTATGCTTATTCGAAATATCCTCCTGGTTATGAAATTCACACATTTGATGGACCAAACGGAAATGATACAGGTGCAGTTGATGGCAGGGTTCCTTATCGAGTTTGGAATCATCAGAATGGGTATGTAGATATAGGGAAGAATACATGGATAAAAGAAGAACATATAAATATTAAATAACGATAAAAAATTCGACTCTTATGAGTCGGATTTTTTATGAGTATTGTTATTTCATTCATTTCGCTGATTGCGGAATATTTTATCGGATATAGTGGAAAAAAGTTATCATTAATAGCGTGTTAACGATGAAAGGTGAAGGTATATGGGAAAGCATAATATTTTAGTTGTAATACAGAGATATTATGTTTTTTATTTATCATTTTAATTGAGCAGACCGCCTCCTCTAAACGAAGTGAAGGTGTAGGGAGTTCGATGATTACTTAAAAGTTGTAATGATGGTACTCTTACTGTTAAATTTTGCGAGGAGCCTTTTTTCTATAAAGTATAATAATATATTAATAGGAAGAGAAAGGGAATGAAAAGAAATTCTTATAGAAAACACATCGATTTCACAATGCTAATGTATATTTATCTTCAGATATTTATAAAAAAGTGAGGTATTTGATTTGAAGAAAAGAAGAATTTTTATGGGAACCATTTTAACTTGTATGGCACTGGCCTTATCTGCTTGTGGTTCTTCAGAAAACATTGCATCATCCAAGGTGGGGAATGTTACAGAAAAAGAATTAAATAAAGAGTTAAAACAAACATATGGACAACGTACTTTATATCAAATGATGTTAAATAAAGCATTGCTAGATAAATATAAGGTTTCGGACGAAGAAGCTAAAAAACAAGTAGAAGCAGCGAAAAATCAAATGGGTGATAGTTTTAAAACTGCTTTAGCGCAAACAGGACTTAAAAATGAAGATGAATTAAAAGAAAGAATGAAACCAGAAATTGCACTTGAGAAAGCTGTGAAGGCAACGGTAACAGAAAAAGATGTGAAAGCAAACCATAAGCCAGAAATAAAAGTGAGTCATATTTTGGTAGGAGATGAAAAGACAGCTAAAGAAGTAAAAGATAAATTGAATAATGGGGAAGATTTTGCAGCGTTAGCTAAAGAATATTCGGAAGATACTGGTTCAAAAGAACAGGGCGGTGAAGTACCTAATTTTGCACCTGGTAAAACAGTAAAAGAATTCGAAGATGCTGCATATAAATTAGATGCAGGGCAAGTGAGTGATCCTATTAAATCCTCTTTGGGCTACCATATTATTAAAGTAACAGATAAAAAAGAATTGAAACCTTTTGATGAAGTAAAGGATCAAATTCGTAAAGATTTGGAGCAACAACGTTTACAAGATCAAACTGGTAAATGGAAACAGCAAGTTATTGATGAAGTATTGAAGGATGCTGATATTAAAGTATCGGATAAAGATTTTAAAGATACATTTAAAGAAATAGAGAAAAAATAAGATAGACATTTTATAAATGGTATGAAGATAAAAAACAGAAATCTGCATGTTATTAGATTTCTGTTTTTTAGTAGTAAGTGAAGAATGAAGTATAAAATATTCTATGCATAATAAAATTGAAACGTCATATAATGAGAAAGAAAGTTCTTTCCTGACGTGTTAGTTACCTTCACATGTATTGTGAGCACCTGGGCGAGGTGCTTTTTTTTATGGTATATATTATCGTGTAGTATAAGCTTGACCGCTTATATCTCCTATTCATAAAAGGATTATGGCGTTCTCTTTAT
The DNA window shown above is from Bacillus clarus and carries:
- a CDS encoding peptidylprolyl isomerase PrsA, which translates into the protein MKKRRIFMGTILTCMALALSACGSSENIASSKVGNVTEKELNKELKQTYGQRTLYQMMLNKALLDKYKVSDEEAKKQVEAAKNQMGDSFKTALAQTGLKNEDELKERMKPEIALEKAVKATVTEKDVKANHKPEIKVSHILVGDEKTAKEVKDKLNNGEDFAALAKEYSEDTGSKEQGGEVPNFAPGKTVKEFEDAAYKLDAGQVSDPIKSSLGYHIIKVTDKKELKPFDEVKDQIRKDLEQQRLQDQTGKWKQQVIDEVLKDADIKVSDKDFKDTFKEIEKK
- a CDS encoding isopentenyl transferase family protein; its protein translation is MKIHITGSTGSGKTTYSKQIAKELNIPRYELDDIHWIRDPKSDTRRPIDEKLALLKEIVIQNDWVIEGVQFKWSDASFEAADVIIVLDVSKIKNRYQIVKRFFKQKLGLENSKYKPSLKALKNMFGWEKDYRTYEKEQLFIKLEPYKEKVYFIKSQKDREDVMKKLINEKKKSS
- a CDS encoding glycoside hydrolase family 25 protein, translating into MGYIVDISKWNGNINWDVAALQLDLVIARVQDGSTTVDSMYQSYTVEMKKRGIPFGNYAFCRFVSIADARKEAQDFWNRGDKTAKFWVSDIEIQTMGDMQGGTQAFIDELRRLGAKKVGLYVGHHTYISFGARNIVADFTWIPRYGGNKPAYPCDLWQYTDTGNVPGIGKCDLNQLIGDKPLSWFVTSNQSVQIGSENSGQRNGIGVAVSKYADGYGVNLYENPANPQFTGRITKKIPYLILSGYWGGADKDMVCLGNEKQWVYLKHFDVQWFYAYSKYPPGYEIHTFDGPNGNDTGAVDGRVPYRVWNHQNGYVDIGKNTWIKEEHINIK
- a CDS encoding ABC transporter permease → MYYYYCKYCNSYKEKHHDCHKKSSKCYDEYDGYYEKCDKKHEEKPCVNVKVECCSDDKLYNLVRASAFRARNTMTQNVPVNTFVKVLFQNEQFDLANEYNPATSIFSPRTRGVYSVLGTIGFLPNNTNLNYRARVEIRVNGNFAIAIDNDFFGPINFGNVVNVSTILQLEAGDQVEIFAQSSIAGVIDTSAGVTHFEAARFPSPTA
- a CDS encoding GNAT family N-acetyltransferase; translation: MKNINEVQKLETKRILLRKLELQDLDNLFQVYSDPQTTTYVPREVHKTKDETRILLENMIETNKKRKSFIWSILLKENQKVIGTCGIWKQLHNSASLGAVIGPVYWGKGLIVEVLEEVIKFGFQELDLNRIEGRCDVRNIASERVMLKLKMTYEGTLRQNVIIDDRCCDSKVYSLLKDEYYKF